From Leptospira brenneri:
TGAAAATTAATCCTTTCTTCAAAGTTAATAAAATCACGACGGGTTAATTCTGGTCGAAGTTCCAAAACAGTTTCTTTTAATAAGTTCCAATCCAATTTAAAGCTCATCCTTGCCCCACGAAAGGCAGGAGAACGTTCTAATAAATTGACGAGACGTTTCACGGGACAATCTGTATGATAATACTTTGTTAAATATACTTTGACAAACCGAGCGGCAAGTCCCATTGGCTCCCAAATGAGTTCGGACTCTTTCGTTTCTGATTCTTCTTTTTTGATTTCACTAAGAACGACATGTAACTCTGGGACAGATTGTTTTCCCGTCATGATGAGAGAGGATTCTTCCATTCCAAACTCGCCGTAGTACAACCATTTGTAGAAGTCCTGGATTTCTGCTTCCGGATGATCTTCTACAAATTTAGTAAGAAGAAAAAGTTTTTCTTTTTGTGTGAGTACCGATTCTCGTTCAGTTTGCATTCTGTGTTGCTCGTAGTTCTTTGCCTAACACCAAACGTTTGATGTTTTCCCTGTGCGAATAAGAGATTAGAAAAAAAGTAGCAACTAATACAAAAAAGATAAGTGGTTGATATTCCGAATCAGGAATGAGTTTAGAGGATCCAAAATACCAAATTGGCATGGACAGAGTACCAAGAATCGACCCAAGAGATACAAATCCCGAAATCTTATAAACAATGAAAAAAATCACAACCGCACAAACTGTCACAATGGGAACAAGAGTTAGATACACGCCGAGAGCTGTTGCCACACCTTTCCCTCCTTTAAAATGAAGAAAGGGAGTGAAGGTATGCCCAAGGATGGCGAAAGATCCAAGTAAAATTTGAGTCGTAGTTAGGGAATAAGGAGACTCAAGATAAGAAGCGAAGAGAACAGGAATGGCACCTTTCAGTGCATCCAAAAAGAGAGCGATGATTCCATACTTCCAACCAATGACACGACCCACATTGGTCGCTCCAATATTACGGCTTCCGTATTCGCGGATGTCGATCCCGCGCACTTGTTTGGCTAGGAGAAACCCAACCGGAATGCCACCAAAAAGGTAGCTCAATAGGACTGCGGCAAGAATCATTCCCTGCCCTCCTTACCCTCGTTTCTGTTCCGAAGTTCAATTTCAACAGCCAGGCCATCGAGTCCGAACTCCGCTACTATACTCTTTCGGTAAAAGCTTAAAATATTTGACGGAAAGAGTTTCGTATCATTCACGAAGAACAGTATTTTAAAAGGAATCTGGGAGACTTGCGTGGCGTAATACACCTTCGGAGGTCGATTCGATGCCTTCTGAACCTTATTTTTGCCCCCCCACTTGCTTAACCAGTCATTTAAGGCACGGGTAGTGAGCTTTTTCTGGGACTTTTCATAGAGGGCAACCACGGATTCCAGAAGTTTGTGAGTCCTAACCTTCTCTTTCGCGGAGAGAGAAATCAGAGGACGTTCCTTAAGAATGGATAGTTTGGCTTCCATCCGGTCTTTATAGTGTTTCCAGGAATTGGATTCCTTTTCCGGAACCAGATCCCATTTGTTCACAGCCACAATCATGGGTTTTCCGAGTTCTTGGATTTCCCCAAAGATCTTTTTATCGAATTCACCGAGTCCCTTCATCGCATCGACAAGGAGAACCACAACATCGGCCTCCCCTAAGCTATGAAGGGTCCGTTTGTAAGAATAGAATTCCAAACTTTCACCCGTTTTGGATTTTCTACGAATCCCAGCGGTATCG
This genomic window contains:
- the plsY gene encoding glycerol-3-phosphate 1-O-acyltransferase PlsY is translated as MILAAVLLSYLFGGIPVGFLLAKQVRGIDIREYGSRNIGATNVGRVIGWKYGIIALFLDALKGAIPVLFASYLESPYSLTTTQILLGSFAILGHTFTPFLHFKGGKGVATALGVYLTLVPIVTVCAVVIFFIVYKISGFVSLGSILGTLSMPIWYFGSSKLIPDSEYQPLIFFVLVATFFLISYSHRENIKRLVLGKELRATQNAN